The Mus musculus strain C57BL/6J chromosome 2, GRCm38.p6 C57BL/6J genome has a window encoding:
- the Olfr1276 gene encoding olfactory receptor 1276, whose product MNEINYTEVSEFVFLGLSTSKHIQHFFLAFSVVFYVTIVLGNTLVVFTLAFDPHLHSPMYFLLGNLSFIDLCLSTLTVPKMISDLSSGHNTISFQGCVFQIFVLHVLGASEMVLLVAMAWDRYVAICKPLHYLTIMSPRMCLLLLSGAWIIGFLHSVAQLGFVVHLRFCGPNKIDSFYCDLPRFIKLACIDNYRMEFMVAANSGIISIGTFFLLIISYIVILFNVRKHSSGDLSKALSTLSAHISVVVLFFGPCIFVYMWPFPTVPVDKFLAILDFMITPILNPAIYTLRNKDMKVAMRKLSYQFLNFRKMS is encoded by the coding sequence atgaatgaaataaattacACCGAGGTGTCTGAATTTGTGTTTCTGGGACTTTCAACATCTAAACACATACAGCatttctttcttgccttctctGTGGTATTTTATGTGACCATTGTGCTGGGCAATACTCTTGTTGTATTTACTCTAGCCTTTGACCCACATTTACATTCCCCTATGTACTTTCTTTTGGGAAACCTCTCATTTATTGACTTATGTCTTTCCACCTTAACCGTACCCAAGATGATTTCTGACCTGTCCTCTGGGCATAATACCATCTCATTCCAGGGTTGTGTCTTCCAGATATTTGTTCTTCATGTTCTTGGGGCATCTGAGATGGTATTGCTGGTAGCCATGGCCTGGGACAGATATGTGGCCATATGCAAACCCCTCCACTATTTAACCATCATGAGCCCACGGATGTGCCTATTGCTTCTATCTGGGGCTTGGATTATTGGCTTTTTACATTCAGTGGCCCAACTAGGTTTTGTTGTCCATTTGAGATTTTGTGGACCTAATAAGATAGATAGTTTTTATTGTGATCTTCCTAGGTTTATCAAACTGGCCTGCATAGACAACTACAGAATGGAGTTCATGGTTGCTGCCAACAGTGGCATCATTTCTATTGGCACCTTCTTCTTACTGATAATCTCCTACATTGTTATCCTGTTTAATGTAAGAAAACATTCATCAGGAGATTTGTCCAAGGCCCTCTCAACACTTTCTGCTCACATCTCCGTGGTAGTTTTGTTCTTTGGACCATGCATCTTCGTGTACATGTGGCCGTTTCCTACTGTGCCAGTGGATAAGTTCCTTGCCATTCTGGACTTCATGATTACACCCATCCTGAACCCTGCCATTTACACGCTGAGGAACAAAGACATGAAGGTGGCAATGAGGAAACTGAGTTATCAGTTCTTGAATTTTAGGAAAATGTCCTGA